A region from the Medicago truncatula cultivar Jemalong A17 chromosome 6, MtrunA17r5.0-ANR, whole genome shotgun sequence genome encodes:
- the LOC11407700 gene encoding (-)-isopiperitenol/(-)-carveol dehydrogenase, mitochondrial codes for MAESSHTKSSLRLASKIAIVTGGASGIGKETAHVFAEQGARMVVIADIQDELGNEVAASIGSHRCTYVHCDVTNEDQVKNLVQSTVNTYGQVDIMFSNAGIASPSDQTVLEFDISQADHLFSVNVRGMALCVKHAARAMVDGCVRGSIVCTASVAGSNGSMKLTDYVMSKHAIIGLMRSASKQLAKHGIRVNCVSPNGLATPLTMKLLDAGEETVDLIFGEYKRLEGVVLNTKHVADAVLFLVSNESDFVTGLDLRVDGSYLDGKSELVF; via the exons ATGGCAGAATCTTCACACACTAAAAGCAGTCTTAGGTTAGCAAGCAAAATAGCCATTGTCACCGGAGGTGCCAGTGGCATCGGCAAAGAGACGGCGCATGTCTTTGCCGAACAAGGTGCACGTATGGTAGTAATCGCCGACATCCAAGATGAGTTGGGCAATGAAGTGGCTGCATCTATTGGCAGCCACAGGTGCACCTATGTTCATTGTGATGTAACGAACGAAGATCAAGTCAAAAATCTCGTTCAATCAACAGTCAATACTTATGGACAA GTAGATATCATGTTTAGCAATGCTGGGATTGCAAGTCCATCTGATCAAACTGTGTTGGAATTTGATATTTCTCAAGCTGATCATTTGTTCTCAGTTAACGTTCGAGGAATGGCATTGTGCGTGAAACATGCGGCACGTGCGATGGTGGACGGGTGCGTGAGGGGTAGCATTGTGTGCACTGCTAGCGTTGCCGGTAGCAACGGTAGCATGAAGTTAACAGATTACGTAATGTCGAAGCACGCAATAATAGGGTTGATGCGTTCGGCTAGTAAGCAACTTGCAAAGCATGGAATAAGGGTGAATTGTGTCTCACCAAATGGATTAGCAACACCATTGACTATGAAATTGCTAGATGCGGGTGAAGAGAcagttgatttgatttttggaGAATACAAGAGGTTGGAAGGAGTGGTTCTCAACACTAAACATGTGGCAGATGCTGTTTTGTTCTTGGTATCCAATGAATCTGACTTTGTAACTGGTCTTGATCTTCGTGTGGATGGTAGCTATCTTGATGGCAAATCTGAACTAGTATTTTAA
- the LOC120575966 gene encoding secreted RxLR effector protein 161-like — MNEIEAFKSQMMSEFEMSDLGKLTYFLGMEFTEVAEGLVMHQKKYASDILKRFNMMSCNPSSSPAETNVKLVMNEDEEPVNPTLFKQIVGSLRYLCNSRPDIAYAVGIISRFMSEPRVSHLLAAKRVMRYIKGTLQYGILFPKCLNDSSMELMAYSDVDWCGDRQDRKSTSGYLFKFMNAPISWCAKK, encoded by the coding sequence ATGAATGAGATAGAAGCATTCAAATCACAGATGATGAGTGAGTTTGAAATGTCAGATTTAGGAAAATTGACATACTTTCTAGGCATGGAATTTACTGAAGTTGCAGAGGGATTGGTGATGCATCAAAAGAAGTATGCATCTGACATATTGAAGAGGTTCAATATGATGAGCTGCaatccatcatcatcaccagCTGAGACAAATGTAAAACTGGtgatgaatgaagatgaagaacctGTGAATCCTACATTGTTCAAGCAAATTGTTGGTTCATTGAGGTATCTATGCAATAGTAGACCTGATATTGCATATGCAGTTGGCATAATCAGTAGATTCATGAGTGAACCAAGAGTATCTCACCTGCTAGCAGCCAAAAGAGTGATGAGATACATCAAAGGAACACTGCAGTATGGTATTCTATTTCCTAAATGTTTGAATGATAGTTCTATGGAACTGATGGCATATTCTGATGTTGATTGGTGTGGAGACAGACAAGATAGAAAGAGCACTTCAGGGTACCTATTCAAGTTTATGAATGCTCCAATTTCATGGTGTGCTAAGAAGTAA